The following is a genomic window from Nilaparvata lugens isolate BPH unplaced genomic scaffold, ASM1435652v1 scaffold6705, whole genome shotgun sequence.
CTGGTATAGGTAACAAATTTTTGAGTatgatgttcgactcaaagctcccccaacccacagggggtaAACTATTTAATCTATTacgaattaaaatttaacaatataatatatatattttcttagaTATACAGAACAATATATCGTGGTATACTCAACGTGTACAGAACGTGGTATACTCACGCCACTTACCTTTTTAATAAACTTTGTTCTCTCTGAAGCTACTTTTCCTAATTGTCTCAAGTTGAGTAAGATTTGTCCTGTGTATAAAATAGGCGATAAGACACAGCCCGACAGTTACCGCCCTATAGCCATTGTCCCTATTATTGGTAAGATTATTGAATCTGTTATGTTTGATCAAATGTATGCATACTTTGattgtaataatattctatattgtCATCAGTATGCTTACAGGCCTGCTCATAATACAATAATGGCTGTCGAGACTATTATAAATAGGATCTTAGAGTCTTTTGAAGACAGATTGATTACAGGTGTAGGCTTATTAGACTTGCGAAAAGCATTTGACTGTATCTCTCATAGTATCTTGAAAACGAAATTGCAGTTTTATGGAATTGTTGGAAAGGAACTAGATCTGattgaatcatatttgaatAGGAAACAAGTGCCAACTTGTTTCCTattcaaatatgattcaatCAGATCTAGTTCCTTTCCAACAATTCCATAAAACTGCAATTTCGTTTTCAAGATACTATGAGAGATACAGTCAAATGCTTTTCGCAAGTCTAATAAGCCTACACCTGTAATCAATCTGTCTTCAAAAGACTCTAAGATCCTATTTATAATAGTCTCGACAGCCATTATTGTATTATGAGCAGGCCTGTAAGCATACTGATGacaatatagaatattattacaatCAAAGTATGCATACATTTGATCAAACATAACAGATTCAATAATCTTACCAATAATAGGGACAATGGCTATAGGGCGGTAACTGTCGGGCTGTGTCTTATCGCCTATTTTATACACAGGACAAATCTTACTCAACTTGAGACAATTAGGAAAAGTAGCTTCAGAGAGAACAAAGTTTATTAAAAAGGTAAGTGGCGTGAGTATACCACGTTCTGTACACGTTGAGTATACCACGATATATTGTTCTGTATAtctaagaaaatatatatattatattgttaaattttaattcgtAATAGATTAAATAGTTtaccccctgtgggttgggggagctttgagtcgaacatcatACTCAAAAATTTGTTACCTATACCAGAATagacccacagtatccctgcttgtcgtaggaggcgactaaatgGGACCCCCCTTTCCAAAGCCCTTCCTCCAactccctctccttctcattGCTTTGGatctttcattattttctagaATGATGCTTTTTCCACTGACTTTGCTTTGCATCattctttcttttctctttctatcggCCTCCCTAGGCCACACTCTTACTTTTATTTCTTGGCGTCTGGTGGCAGCCGGCCTTAaatttcaagccaattactTTCTCCTTGATCATGAATAGTACAACCAGTAGAGCGATTACCAGGGCTAGGGCATCCCCCATAAGCGATGAGACTGCGATTCCCAGAGCTAGGACATACCCCGTAAGCGATGAACCTCAGGATGGAGAAAATGCTAGGGCGTTCCCCAGAAGCGACGAAAATGTCATTAGAGCACCACCGCAAGCACCTAGAATGCGAATTTCAACATGGAATGTCGGCTCAATGACTGGACGCAGCACCGAATTGGGCAAAGTACTACAACATAGACGTATTAATATCTGTTGTGTTCAGGAGACGAAATGGAAGGGGTCCAAATCTCGAAACATTGGCTGTGGCTACAAACTTATCTATCATGGAACAAGAGCACATAATGGAGTTGGAATTGTTATGGATAGAGATCTGCAGGAGAGAATAGTAGAGGTGAAAAGAGTCAGTGAAAGACTCATGTCTATCAAATTTGCTCTGGACAATCAACCCTGTATGAATGTCATAAGTGCTTATGCACCACAAGCAGGATGTGCAAATGCTGGAAAAGACATATTTTGGGAAGAAGTTAACGATCTCCTGTATTCCATTCCTCCAACTGAATTGAAATATGTCTGTGGGGACCTGAATGGGCATGTAGGACAAAATACAACTGTTTATAACAGTATACATGGTAACTTTGGCTATGGAACTACAAATGTGGAAGGCGAAAATATACTCGAGTTTGCATCAGCACATGATCTGGctataataaatacattttttgccAAGCAACAAGAACACCTTATAACATACAAGAGTGGAAATGCTTCATCACAGATTGACTTCATACTTGCAAATAGGGATAGACTGAAAACATTTAAAGACTGTAAAGTGATACCTGGAGAACCTCTTATCTCCCAACACCGAATCCTAGTGGCAGAATTTCTCTTACCACATCCAATCAGGATGAAGAAGGAAAGGATTCAAAGAATACGCTGGAAAAGGCTGAATGAGCAGGATGGTGGCGAATTTTCCTTAAAAATTGAGCGGTACCTCCACTCAGAGATCCCAGATGAAAGAGTTAGTCTTATTTggagaaaatttcaaaaattttgtattgatactgCTAAACAACATCTTGGAGTGTCAAAAGGTATTGTACAGAATGGCAAGGATACTAGCTGGTGGAATCCAGAAATAGATACCATTTTGAAGGAGAAAAAACGTCTCTTTAAACAATGGCTGTGCAGCAAAACACCAGAAGATAGAGAAAGGTGCAAGCTTGAGTATGCTATAGCCAAGAAAGCGGCAAAAAGAGTGGTGGCACAGGTGAAGGCGCTTTCAAACGAGAACTTCTATGCAAAGATTGAGACAACTAAAGAAgctcaaaaaatattcaaaattgccAAACAGAGACATAACAACTGTCTAACAGGATATTAACATggtcaaatttataaaaaatgaggaAGGTCAACTTCTCACTGATGATGAGGCCATAAAGGAAAGATGGAAGGAATACTATAGTCAGCTCCTTAACGAAACATTCCCAAGTGAAGAACTACAGCCAGCTCAGCCAACAATCGGGccaattccatctgtaacctTGGAAGAGGTTGGTCTGGCTCTCCAGGAAATGAGTAACAACAAAGCCAAAGAACCAGATGGGATTCCAGTGGAAGTGTGGAAGAAGTTGAATAGCATGGGATTGCTTTTTCTTACTAATATCTTCAATGGGGTGCTAAATGAAGGCATGCCAGATGAGTGGAGAAAAAGCTTCATTGTTGTATTCTATAAGAATAAAAGAGATGTACGACTCTGTAAAAACTATAGAGCAATTAAACTCATCTCGCACACATTGAAAATCTGGGAACGTGTAATTAGCAAAcgcctacttggaattacagctgTTACTGAGAATCAGTGTGGTTTTGTCCCAGGTAGGTCGGCCACAGAAGCTTTGCACTCAGTGAGAATCCTTATGGAAAAGCAGAGAGACAACAAATCTGACCTGCACATGGTTTTCATTGACCTGGAGAAAGCTTTCGATCGAGTGCCCAGGAAGCTCATATGGCAAGCATTGAGGGCACAAGGGTTCCCAGAACACTATATGAACATAGTAAAAGACATGTACCATAATGCCACAACAAAGGTTAGGAGCCCGGCTGGGACTAGTGGGGAGTTCATTGTAGAGGTGGGGGTGCACCAGGGTTCTGCCCTGAGTCCACTCCTATTCAACCTTGTGATGAACTACCTCACTGCAGAATTTTAGCTCGCACCTCCATGGGACATCCTATATGCTGATGACATTGTCCTTATCAGAAAAACGCCAGATGAGATGCAGCAAGCACTTGACATGTGGCGAGCCAAACTGGTTCAGGTCGATCATGAGCAATGATGAAAGCATTGATGCAGACATTTCGAGCAGGATTAATATGGGTTGGATGAAATGGAGAGAGCTGACAGGAGTGCTTTGCGACAATAGAATGTCCATACACATCAAGGGCAAAGTGTATAAAGCTGCAGTGCGTCCAGCAATGATATATGATGCTGAGTGCTGGCCTCTGAAAAAGCAACATGCAGAGAAACTTCATACTGCTGAGATGAGAATGCTGAGATGGGCCAGAGGAGTAAGTAGACTGGACCACATTAAGAACATTCATGTACGTGGCAGTTTTAAAGTTGTGCCAATTGCTGAAAAAATAATGGAAGGAAGACTGCGATGGTATGGCCATGTAAAGAGACGCCCACCCGAAAACATGACTAGAAAAGTGCTGGAGATAGAGTGACAGCCAAGGCGCAGAGGCAGACCACGCCTAACATGGATGGCACTAGTGCTTAGGGATATGAGAATTGCAACTAACGCCAGAGACGACCCAAGATCGCAATCACTGGCGACTAAGATCCAGGAGAGCCGACcccaaataatgggaaaaaggcaaggaagaagaagaagaatagattaAATAGTTTCTTCTAGTGAGATGATTTTTACTTTTCTAAAAGAGAAGAACGCGCAAGGTAACCAGCTCTGTATAGAATCATGACGATGCATCAATGAACTAGCAATTTGGTTGGAGCTGTTGGATTGCATCAGGGCAAAATAACAACATTCAGTCTGCTAACAAATTCTTTGAAGCGTAGTTGTAATCGTCCAATGTGAGATGCAAAACATCGACATTCACACAGATTCGATTCGCTGAGTGTTTATTCGTCTGCAGTTAATAGTTGCACCCTGcaaatgttttttctctcttccttctcaCTCGCTGTCCCTCTCTCAACTACTAGTGTCTTTCCTCAGATGACATGGCATAGCATTACAATTTCACAGCCGGCTCCcattctttcaatgtttttatgCTGCTTGAAAAATTCTAAACAAAGAAAACACTAATTCAATTAGACGCCCTATAGACAGCAATTTAGTAGCGTGAAAACCAGATCTACCATCAAGATTTGCAAGCTTTTCAGAGGGTATTTAAAATCCACAGGAAAAAATTACAGACTAGCCTCtctagaataattataatagttcATGTACAGTTGAAGAGCTGTACGCATGGTTACCATagatcattataattatttacataCTTTAAGAGCAGCTTAGTTTCCCTACAGACAACTTTCAACAGTTTCTATATAATTCTAGTAAGTTCCCAGAGACAATTTTCTGTAATTTTGAAACtttcttttcattatttctataataattcaagAAAGTATTGGAAATTCATTTCGAATAGTTTTTGCTGTTAGTAGTTTCTATAGAAAGAAGTTCCTCTTATACTTCACGATCATACaattatcaaatatataatttgttattttctagTTTCAGAAATGAAGGATCAGAGACGCATGAGTGGAATTTAAAAACAACACTATTATGGACAAAAAATAGTAATATTGAATGAGACAAATTGTGTATGACAAAATCAAAACAAGAAGACTGAAGATAGATAAAAAAGATAAAGCTAAAAGCATAAGTTTCAACCCTTCTAGTTAGGTAAACTTGTAGCAAGAGTATAAAATGAGTCGGTATTTGAGAGCAACAATAAGAGACGATCGAATACACTTACGTCATGAAACTGAGGATTATGAATGAAGATATCTCCACAGGAAAGATTTCTTGACTACGCGTCAGTAAAATTACAATAAAGAGAAAAGCTCAGACTAGCgataagaattttatttcattcaaaattaaatcaaaccaATCTCAATTGTTCATCATGGAGGAAGGAGCTACCAATTTGCATTTATTGAAGGCttctttcatataaaaatgattgTACGCGAGAAATACCGCCACATTCAATAAGTTATTCGGTGAAAAGACTGGCAGACGTTATACTCTTTCTAATCCTCAATTTGGAATTATTGAATAGATTTATTTTGGAGATTGTGACGTTTCTTCCTTCATTCCTCTGATATTTTAGACAGTACTAAAAAGAAATTTCACTCCAAGCTCCAATTGTTAGAAAGTGCGGTACCTAATATAACGCTTCTTTTATTCTTTTATCCAAcattaaaatttgaagaagtCTGAACACTGGACAGCTTACCTTcgatttcattttttatgaatgaGACTACTAAGAAATTTCAAAACCACTTTTACTCAGGCCTTCACACCTTATCTATTTCATTTGACTTCAACAAGAATCAGcagaataatatatattatctgtCAATAGAGTTATACACAAGATTGGTAGTTGGTGACCTTTATGGATTATGGAGTACCATTGGATAAAACAAGACACGCCCACCTTAGACAGAGCATTCATATTTCAGCTGAGCGGTAAGACAAATGTATttgctacattaattattttttatcaagacCAAAGCCTATTGAATAGAGTTCTTAGTTTTTTATGTATATagaatttaatttttgaaagcGAATGAGCATCTCCTACTTCTGCGTTTTTATGAATACTGTAGGCTAtctaaaaaatattgtagagtAGGGACATGAATGATCGTCGGATCAATGGACCAACTAGCTTCAAAAATGGATCAGCAATGAATAAAAGTAGAAtattgtttattgaaatataat
Proteins encoded in this region:
- the LOC120356413 gene encoding craniofacial development protein 2-like; the protein is MNSTTSRAITRARASPISDETAIPRARTYPVSDEPQDGENARAFPRSDENVIRAPPQAPRMRISTWNVGSMTGRSTELGKVLQHRRINICCVQETKWKGSKSRNIGCGYKLIYHGTRAHNGVGIVMDRDLQERIVEVKRVSERLMSIKFALDNQPCMNVISAYAPQAGCANAGKDIFWEEVNDLLYSIPPTELKYVCGDLNGHVGQNTTVYNSIHGNFGYGTTNVEGENILEFASAHDLAIINTFFAKQQEHLITYKSGNASSQIDFILANRDRLKTFKDCKVIPGEPLISQHRILVAEFLLPHPIRMKKERIQRIRWKRLNEQDGGEFSLKIERYLHSEIPDERVSLIWRKFQKFCIDTAKQHLGVSKGIVQNGKDTSWWNPEIDTILKEKKRLFKQWLCSKTPEDRERCKLEYAIAKKAAKRVVAQVKALSNENFYAKIETTKEAQKIFKIAKQRHNNCLTGY
- the LOC111052430 gene encoding uncharacterized protein LOC111052430 translates to MRCSKHLTCGEPNWFRSIMSNDESIDADISSRINMGWMKWRELTGVLCDNRMSIHIKGKVYKAAVRPAMIYDAECWPLKKQHAEKLHTAEMRMLRWARGVSRLDHIKNIHVRGSFKVVPIAEKIMEGRLRWYGHVKRRPPENMTRKVLEIE